Sequence from the Thermothelomyces thermophilus ATCC 42464 chromosome 2, complete sequence genome:
ACCGGTCTCTTGATTCTTACCGCTTTATTGATTCTACTTGGGCATGAGCAAGTGGTTTCTAGCCCTGGATCGGGCAGTCAGGAACCAGCATTGGCTCTTCGAATCGTTCCAACACCGCGTCACAATTTTTTGGCTCGCTTGAGTCGGAGAAATCTTGATGAAGGGGAATCATCACGTTTATTCGCGCCGCAACCGAGACAAACATTTGCTTCCCAAGCCGCCTTTCCCTTCAACGCCGTGCTTGCAAAAACACCATATCTCCCCAGACAACAAAAAAAGATGCAACATCGGCCAGACCATACCCTAGAAGCGCCGGTTCACGATATAGATATCGGAGCATCAATCCACCGTGTGTCCCGTCGCGCCCGCCCGTCCTCCCTCGCGTGGTTTAAAAACCTCTCCTCGGGTTTCCATACACAGCAGACCTTCACCTGGGCACCCGTAtggtctttttttttttttttcgttccTTTTTCCTTCGGTCCCTCCCAGGGTTCAGCCGAGCTCGGCCGTGATGCCGCTCATGGTTCGACGACGGTCGACACGCAAATCCGGGGTAGAGTTTCAGGACTGATGATAGGTGTATTGATTGGGGTTCCGACTCCTGCCGGCCACACCGTCTGGGAGACCCGTGGGCGAGGACTGGCCGTGTTGCGAAGCCGTTGGGGGCGATTGTGAGATGGACTCCATCTGTCGCTTGGTGTGTTGATGCATGAAGCGGGAATAGCTCCCCAGGTCGGAAGGGGGAGGTGGTGAGAGCGGCATGGAGGTGGAATATGTCCTTTGGCTGGTCGACATGATGACGACCACGACGCTTCTGCGTTTTGCAGAGGGGAAACCGCAAGGCTTTCGGATAAGAAAGTTGTTTCGTAGGAGGGTAGACAAAGATGGGAACTAtaaaggagaaaaaaaaccCGAGTTTAGGAACTGATGCTACGGACTAACCCAGGGGAGCTGCCATTCCAATCAATGCTAAGGCGTAACTTTGAGCTACTAGGTTTGTATAACGAATATAGAAACagtagcagaggatagcggGCGGAAGCTGTCCTTTATAAACAGAGAGACCGCCATTGACGTCCAGGTACCTGCTTGTTTGGACTACGCAGTATCCGTAATAccagtacatacactacgcAGCGTGGATCAGTTTGGAAGTGGGTAATCACGCCACAAAGGCACGGgcgaggggaaggggggcgGCGATAAGAAGGTAGGGAGACTGTGGTCATGGGCCAGGGAGGCCGGGGGCGAGAGGCTCGAATGGTCGGAGCGGGATAGAAAGGGTCCTTGGTGGAGGGGGTACCCTCGCACTCCCGCTCGAGTTGAGTCGAGCCCTGGCGTCACTGGGCGATCTGCGCCTCGACGACCGGAGGCCAATCTCGCGGAGGCACGAAAATTGCAAACCCCTTCCGCAACCAAGCGCAAGCCCGGTACCGATGCGCTAGCGCTGCGACCCTTGTGCTGCAGTCGTTCCAACGTCTATGGAAAGATCGGCGATGGAGGTGTCCGTTGGCATCAGAGGAGGGCCGGTGCGACGTTGTGGCGCAGGTATTCCCTGGTATGTACATGTTCCAATACTGCAAGGTACTAGCAGTACTATCATTTTCGCCGCCACCGGGGAAGGTATGTACAGAGGGCGCCCTTTCTGGGGTCTCTGTAATGCCTCGCCTGTTTTGCACGAAGATCGCAGTTAAACACTTCCTCCTGGGTGCCCTTAGGGTTAGACGAAGTTGTCATGGCTTACAGCATGTGGTCGTTTGCCAAAGTAAATGGAATCCTCTTTTAGAGGGAACTCACACGGCATCTTCGATGCGGATTCGCAGTCACGCAGCGTGTGAAGCGGCACACATCACATCGTGGAATCGTCGACGTGATTCTTTGGGGCGAGTGGGCTGGGAAAGGTAAGACCCTGTTGATCCCATCCAATGTGGAAGGCACGTTCGTGCGTGAAGTCCTAGTTGAGTGTTCAAGATCGGATAGCAGAAATGGTTATAGGTACCTGGTAAGGTAGCTAAGGAAGGTACTGTTCGGAAGACAGGAAAAACGGAAGTGGATTACTTTCGCGCCTCATTACGCTGCCGAGAAACCTACCTCCTGGCTGCCACCGCACACTAAAGCACTCGAATCACCTACAGCGGGTACTTTAAtcggaaaaagaaaagggcTTCACGAAGATGCTGACGTGTGCGAACGGTGGGAACGGTGACGAAGAGGCTGGGAGACGGATCCGTCTTATGTAGGTTCTGAGACAGGTCGGAGTACTTTCCCTAGTCTGCGACCACTACCAAGCACAGCGCACCACCCAGAGGAGCTTCTTTCTCCAAGAGATGACGAACACCGGGTGATGATGTCAGCTGCCGGAGACAGCCCACGCATAAACGAGTCCATACAGTCTTAGCGATGAGCCTTATGTTAGGGAATAGAGTACCTTAGATAGGCAGGTAAAGTTCAGGTAGGTAACACGTAACTAACTGTACTATCCGTGTCAAAGAAAGCGCCAGAGAACGGCCGGATCATGCTTCAGCAGGCCTCCATTCTTCACCTTCAGTTTACGGCAGTCCACATGCAGAGAATGGCTGCTTGGTTTGAACGCACACAAGAACCGAAACCGGCACCCGCAAGGTCCCTTGCAACCACGTTGCAGAAACAGAGACCAATCATGTCGGAGACCGCAATGTTTAGGAGCGTTAACTTGGCACGCCGGCAGGGCTCGCGCGAGACAGCCAGGGCATTGTTGGAGAAACCCTAATGCCAGCTTCGACTTGGCGCGGCGCCGACGCTACTGGCAGTGCGGTAATTGCAAGAAACACCAAGTTGTTCGGCCCCCCGGACACTTGTTTGACGCTTGTTTGATACACGGAGACGCAAGAAGGGTTACAGCGGCCCCAAGCCAAAGACGGATACTCTACAGTATTACGGAGTACCTACTCCCGTAAAACTTGCAAAACTTGTAAAACCACACCGGGGTCGGCTATTGAAAGGTCACGACTTGGCAGGCAAATCACCGTGCGAGAAACTTGTGGATCCAGAAGTGCAAGGTTACAGCCAATACGGGAGGATttgctttttttctttcgcTGCATTTTTGACGCTCGCAATTTCCTTTCAGCTCGGTGATTCAAGACTCGATGTCAGCGGGAAGGAGTGATGTTGGTAGTTGGTGCTTTTCTTGCAGTTAAGACCCGTGACGTCATTAGGACCCTTGCCGCCAAGCAAGGAAAACGCTACGTGGGGAAGTCGTCTCCACAAAAGATGCTTGCGAGATCCATTGCCCCCACCGAACCACATCTCTTTTCGGCAATTCCCTCGTTCAATTCGCAGCCGTTGCAAAAGCCCGCCATGACGCAGCGCTCGCCGACGCTGATGAAAATAAGATCAACTTGCAGCCCTTACCTGATCTGGAACGAGGTCCTCTAAAGGACAACGTTGGATATCATCAAACCGTGGGCTGCCGGATGAGCCTATGGAGTACCCTCTCGGCAAAACAACCGATTTGATTTCCTTACTCTGATCATTGACTTTCCCGTTTTCTCGACACGGCGTCAGCCTACCATTACGGAGGCACGAAGCCAAGAACGCGCCCATTCTGACTGTTTTAACTCGGAAAATTTTAGACTTTAACATCACACTTCCTACTCCCTCTGCTCCCCTTTCATTCCCACCGCATCATTACAGATGCAGTCAGCACAAGTATCTGGCGGCAACAGGGCGGCAACAGGGCGGCGCCACCGCCTCCACCGGTTGCTACCGTGTGCTCCGGGACCGCTGACGTATATAGGTACCTCTGTCTCGGTTTGGACGTATTGGTTGCTGCCGCGATACCACACAAAATCCACCCCGCCGCTCAGTTCCAGTTACCGTAGGCGCAACCGACAAAGTTTGGGGCGGTTATCGCGTCTTCTTTTGCCGGCGCTGCTCCACGAAAGCGCGCTGCACTTTGGTTGTGCAAACTGCGATGGCGATCTCTCCCTGTCCTGTGCACTCCATCCAGAGGCATGGTCACGCTTAAGTCTCGAGCCCGACTCCGCGATAATCCATCGCGCCATCACTAAAAGGACGGGAACGGGGCGACGGGCGTCACTACCCTCGAAGTTTCGATCCAAGCTCGATCCCATGGCTAACGCGTTGTGGCGGACCGGCGCGAGGGCGAGGCCTGTCGGTAATAGTAGGCTTTGGATATCGTCGAAAACCGTGTGATGACGTTGGATGATTTGATTTGAATCATTGGGCCAACAAAGCTGCGGAGAGGGGGTTGGCGTTGTCAGCTTCCCGACAGAGCCATGTGGGAGCGGTGTTTCAACCGGAATCTACACCGCTGGGCAGGCAGAATCAATCGTCGTGCCTGGGACGACGGAAGATGATCTGCGCGCAGTCGCTGTCCCTCCCATGGCCTCCGCCGGAAGGCAATAATAGTAGGAGTATGTACCACTGGTCGTCACTGCGAGCTAAGGACCATGGGGAAACTCACACCCACGGggaaaccccccccccccccccggggagTGGGTGGAAGCAGAGATTTGGGACCCtactcctcctcccctcccccatCCGAATGGTACTCGAATTCGGCAGGTACTGGTGGTGCTTCCCCTGGCTGTTCCTCATCTGGATCCGCCTCGGGGGAAACCTCGGATGTCTTTTTCTCCTCCGCCGGCTTCTCGCTCCCCTGCAACCCCTCCAGGCTCTGAACGGCGCGTCTTCCCTTCAACAGGGCAGTCATGGCCTGCGCCCACTCCCAGGGCCTCTCTTTGCCCCCCGGCAGACTGTTGAAGTACTCCCAGCCCATGACGCCGCCGAAGCGGGGGTGCCGCCCGGCCAGCAAGGGCAGCACGCCGGACAGGAGGTTCCAGGGCACCCAGCCGGAGCCGTTGTCGGGATTGGTCAGCAGGCCGACGACGATCTTGTCGGGAGGCCAGCCCTTGGCCAGCAGCATCTCGTACATGACGGGGTTGCTGCAGTCGCCCCAGCCGCAGTAGAACTGGGCATTGTACCAGGCGATGTCGCGCCCGCGCAGGACCTCGAGCGCCTCGTAGTCGAAGCCGCTCAGGTTGCGCAGCGGGTCGAGCAGGGCCGAGGCGACGGGCGCGAGCGTGATGAGGAAGTCGGGCCCAAAGTCGGCCCGCAGCCGGTCGATCAGCCGCACGATGCCGCCCAGCGACATGGGCTCCTCCACGTCCAGGTCCAGCCCGTCCAGCCCCCGCTCGCGGATCAGCTCGGCCAGCGGCCGGTAGTAGGCCTCGAACGCGCCGtcatcgtcgccgccgttgccgttgccgttgccgttgccgttgagGTCGAGGCGGGCGTAGGTCCCCGGCGCCGCGCCGCCCAGCATGCCGAGCACCTTGACGCCGCTGGCCTGGAGCACGCGCATCTCGGCCCAGAGGGTGGTGAAGCGCGGGTCCGACGGCGGGTGGTCGTTGAGCGTCAGCCCGGCCGGGTCCTCGTTGATGTGGATCGCGGCCAGGATGACGTGCGTAATGCCAATCCCCGGCTGCTGGAGGAGCGGCAGCACCGATATCGGCTTCCCCGACGGTGTGTGGTGGGTTTGGTAGTACGTGATGACGCGGGGGAGGGCGGGGGGTTGGGGAAGGGGAGGCATAGTacgtgtatgtatgtgttTGGTGTGTGTTGGTGTGTGGAGGTTGGAGGGAGAGAAAGAGGGAaggaggggaaaaaaaagagagagagaggaggggGTGGTGGTGTTTTGAACGAGTGAGATGAGTGTCGTGGTGGTGATAATAATGGTGCCTGGTGATGTGTTGTGGTGGTGTTGAGGGGGAGCCGAATGCTTAAATCGTCGTTGAATGGACAGCTGGTGCCAACTGCCAGGTTATATTGATCGGGCATTGGGCATCCCCACCTTGGATAACCAACTGTACGGCACACGGCAGTGAGATCAAACTACCAAACTAGGCAGGTATGTACTAGtaagtaggtaggtatctTTCATGGCCTCATTGATCATGTGTCACTCACGTATCATAGAAAGAACACCTGAAATAAAATTCATTGAAAATAGAAAGTTATCAGGCCGTGTTGCGCAGTCAGACCTTGTCTCGACCCTACCTCATGGTTTAGACCCTCGTTCCAGCCGGACTCGCTTTCCTCACCGGCAACGCCGAGATCAATAATCCCAGCTAAGCTGCCTGTCCACGttgttctgctttctatCGAAGGGGGCTCTGAGAGTTGGGGTTCTTCGCCCCAAACGTGGACCATCATCCCGGCGCGGCTGCGTGACATTCACGCGTCACATAGGCTCGGCCGTGAGAATGGAGGATAGGACATGGGAGACTATAATCTCCCAATTAACAAGATGACCAGAGGAGACGTTGCGTCTGATCTGCTGTTTGTCGATATGGCCGCCCCGGAGTCAGCGAGCCAATGGTCAATGATGGACTTCGTTGCATCAGTTACCTTGCCGCACGATGTTGCTTAACCGCCCGATGACCCTTTCAATTCGCTTGAAAGAACACAGCTGTGGTGGCCGCCTCTGGCGAATGCTTTGAGCCCGCGGAGATCGGAAATCGCAGACGGTCTCCAGAAGTCACTCCCGAGCGAACACATCCGAACACCGATGCACTGTCCTTGGACGCGCAGGTGGCGGCAATCAATGCGCATGCCATAAATGCAATTCTCGAGAGATATAAAACTAACTCCCTTTCATTCAGCGCCCCGAGAACCATCAGTCCACGATGCCGAAGCGGCCTGATATATCCCCTTCTGCGGGCCATCCCCGTGCCCCAACCCCCCAATCAACACCTCACTGCCCGGCCGGATTCCAACGTCGAAAACAAGATGCCCCGGAGCAAAGAAATCAAGCGGGAAGAACGGAAGCATGACATCTCATATGTGCAGCGAAGAAGGTCCTAGAGAGAATCGGTCGCACCAGGAAAACCAAGAGATTGATTGGCATCTTTAATGCAAGCcatggtggtggcggtggtggagATGCTGGTGCAGGTGCACCTCACGGCGCTCAATCTCGGCAGTACGGGTTGCCGTGACCGTGACCGTAGCGGTCTCCAACATGACGGTCTCGACCGTCTCGATGACGACGATCTTGCTGACCACGTTACCGTTGGTAACATAGTCGGTGCGGACAGCTTCGTAACCCTCGGGGACAGGAGGCTCCGATGGCGTCGGGGTGACGGTGGTAGTAGGGGTAGTGGTAGGAGTGGAAGTCGGCTCCTCGGAAGTCGAAATCGAAGTCTGCTTCTCTTGGAACACGCCGCCAGGGAGGATGTTATCCACGACACTGGACAAGGCGGGAAGAGGGTCGGGCAGCGGCTTATTGTGGTTCGCGGGTTCGGGCCCGTATGCAATAGCAACATTGCCGGGGAGGGTATCGCCAATCAGGCCGCTAAGCTTCTCACTCGCGATCATAGGAGGAGTAGGCATCCGGCACTCCTTCTGTTCTTGCTCGCTGAGGATGGTGAAGAGAGGGCAGTCCGAAATCTTGCCACTGGTTGCAGTGCACTGATCCACCGCAGCTTGAAGGTGGTCTTCGTCCCAGCCGCTGATGAAGTCGCCGTGGTAGCCAAAGCCTACAACGCAGAATTAGCATAGCGGACTTGATTCAATACCTAGCGGCGCGACATACCCTGAACGTCTCCGTTGGAGATGACAAACTCGCCCGGAATGCCAACGAAGTCCTGAGTTCTCCAGATGGTCTCGAAGAAGAGGCCGGGAAGCTTCACGTCGAAACCCTCGGGGCAGTTTCCATTAAGAACTGTGTCGGGGTAGGCGACGTGAGACTTTTGATCCGGGGAGCTGATGTCCTTGCCGTTCCAGCAGGAAGGGAAGGAAAGTTCAAAGCGAACTCCGTCCTTGCACTTTTCATCGAGGAACTGCTTGTCGGGCAGGTAGTGGCGGTACAGAGATGGCTCCGGCTCAGTGGCGTAGTTGAGGCAGTTGAAGCCGATCGCGCGCTGGGCAAGATCGGCTTGGCTCGTCTGGCCCAATGAAGCCCAGTTCGACTTGGGCGGGTCCGGCATCTTCACGTCGAGCCCGCCAACCGAGTAGTTGCGCCGATTAGTGTCACCAGCGACCATACGGAAATTGTTGGGGAACGCCTTGATGCCTTTGCTGGGATCCTTGAGGTCGGGATTCAGGAAGTAGTAGCTGAGAAGCGCGGTTAGCGCGTCCATTTTTTACGCATGCGCATGTCACTGAACAGCACTCGGAGACTTACGCAAGCATGCCACCATCCTGCAGAACCTCCTGGTATGAGCCATTGGCATGCCTGAAGTAGACGGCCGGCGCCCAGTAGGCTGACATGTCTTCGACCACAGCGCAAGAGGTGCAATCTGCATTGCGAAGGTCCTCGTACGTGGCGCTTGCGCCAAAACCTAAGGATGGCGTGTTAGCAATATGTCGCCATAGCGCACCAAATCCAGCACTATCAAGCGCAATGAAAAGGGCTTACCTGAAGACCCGTGGATCGCGTGGGCGTGCTTCGATGGGACGCCGGGATCAATCAGGGGATCAAGACGAGCGAGGGCGACACGGCCGCGGCATTCCATGCGCCAAAAGGCAGCGGCGCCGCTCACCGATGCGAGGATCGCAAGCGAAGTGTCAGTTCTCATCCTGCGAAGTGCAAAGGAGTGACTGGTAGGTTAGATATGTCAGGTTGATTGCGTAAAAAATTTAAATGCGATGTCGACAAAACTGTCGATTGGCGAAAGGAATGTTGGATGCTCGTCGAGGGAACAGGGCCGCGTTGAACGATCTACTGGCTCGAGGTGTTAGCGGCATTGCATGCCTCGCCTTGAATCGTTGTTTTCAAGTAGCACGGTTCGCAGAAGAAATAGTGACTGTGAGGCTAGCTTGGGACGAAACTATAACGTCGGGCTCACTTTCAGGgggagaaagaaagaaagaaagaaacgaGGAAGGTAACGTTGTTGCTCGGTTTTCATTCTCCACGTACCAGTTTGACCAGGCGAGGCGAGCGTAAACTGTCACGAACCACAGGTACAAGTAAAGCCGACTAACGGATGACAGTTCACAGCGGTGCGGTTCACAAGGCTATCCGAACTGTGACGCCAAAACTGTTGTCGCTCGTCGTCTGTGTATCGGTTCCGGTTGTTTGTACTCAAGAGCGAGTCTAGCTCTCTCGCACTAGTGTGATTGTTTGTCCGCGGTTGTTGGAGGTAGGCAGGCAAACTCGTCGAGTGGCAGATCAGGATCGTACCAAGAAACGAGAGTTGGCGGTCAATAGAAAGAACAAGAAAAGGAACGATACGGGATGGaactcgtcgtcgccgaaAAGTAAAGAACGTGGGCCCCAAATTGGGAAGTTTGGAAAAAAAATCGCGGAAGTGAGCGTTACGGGTCAGAAAGACTCGGGGTCGCAAGAATGGGCGGGCAAGGCGCAGGAAGGCGAGAGTAGGGAAACAGGGAAAGATGGTGTGACGAGCACTCAAAGATATCCCAAACGAGAAGCCCTCTCTGAATTCTGTGGTGGCCCCCCCAATCTCCCATCTGTCTCGGTCACACAACGCACGGCATCTTGCGGGGGCAAGGAATGGGAACAGCTAAGGGGAAGGGCCCCTGTCGAGGTTGGGCAGTCGCTCTTTCCCGAAGCAGTACCCAGTTCAGAGGTTCAGGCATATGATTGGCCGGATCATCTGGACAAGACTTGACATCTCGATTAAGGGGCGCCCTAGGGTTAGTCCCGCAGGACCTGGCGCATGGTGAGCCCGACTAACGCAGGAACGT
This genomic interval carries:
- a CDS encoding glycoside hydrolase family 18 protein (CAZy_ID 267849), which encodes MPPLPQPPALPRVITYYQTHHTPSGKPISVLPLLQQPGIGITHVILAAIHINEDPAGLTLNDHPPSDPRFTTLWAEMRVLQASGVKVLGMLGGAAPGTYARLDLNGNGNGNGNGGDDDGAFEAYYRPLAELIRERGLDGLDLDVEEPMSLGGIVRLIDRLRADFGPDFLITLAPVASALLDPLRNLSGFDYEALEVLRGRDIAWYNAQFYCGWGDCSNPVMYEMLLAKGWPPDKIVVGLLTNPDNGSGWVPWNLLSGVLPLLAGRHPRFGGVMGWEYFNSLPGGKERPWEWAQAMTALLKGRRAVQSLEGLQGSEKPAEEKKTSEVSPEADPDEEQPGEAPPVPAEFEYHSDGGGEEE